The following are encoded together in the Jaculus jaculus isolate mJacJac1 chromosome 3, mJacJac1.mat.Y.cur, whole genome shotgun sequence genome:
- the LOC101615110 gene encoding olfactory receptor 51B2-like yields the protein MWPNGSAAPFLLTGFPGLEASHHWVSIPFFVIYVSVLLGNGTLLYLIKDDHHLHGPMYYFLAMLAGTDLTVTLTTMPTVMGVLWVNHREIRPGACFIQAYIIHSLSIVESGVLLAMSYDRFIAICAPLRYNSVLTNSRVIKIGLGVALRGFLSLIPPIVPLFWFPYCRSHVLSHAFCLHQDVMKLACADITLNRLYPVVLVALTFFLDALIIVFSYVLILKTVMGIASGEERAKALNTCASHISCVLVFYITVIGLTFIHRFGKHSPHGVHITMSYVYFLFPPLMNPIIYSIKTKQIQRSIIRLFSVYSVA from the coding sequence ATGTGGCCCAATGGCAGTGCTGCTCCCTTCCTGCTGACTGGCTTCCCGGGGCTGGAGGCCTCTCATCACTGGGTCTCCATCCCCTTCTTTGTCATCTACGTCTCTGTGCTTCTGGGAAACGGCACACTGCTCTACCTCATCAAGGATGACCACCACCTCCATGGACCCATGTACTATTTCCTTGCCATGCTGGCGGGCACAGACCTCACAGTCACGCTGACCACAATGCCTACTGTAATGGGGGTCTTGTGGGTGAATCACAGAGAGATCCGACCTGGGGCCTGCTTCATACAGGCCTACATCATTCATTCCCTTTCCATTGTAGAATCGGGGGTCTTGCTGGCCATGTCCTATGATCGTTTTATTGCCATTTGCGCGCCTCTGAGATACAACTCTGTCCTTACGAATTCCAGGGTGATAAAAATAGGTCTTGGCGTGGCACTGAGAGGCTTTTTATCTCTTATTCCCCCAATCGTGCCTCTCTTTTGGTTCCCATACTGCCGATCCCATGTCCTTTCGcatgccttctgcctccaccAGGATGTCATGAAGCTCGCCTGTGCTGATATCACACTTAACCGCTTGTACCCAGTTGTTCTGGTTGCCTTAACTTTCTTCTTAGATGCTCTGATCATTGTCTTTTCTTACGTCCTGATTCTCAAGACGGTTATGGGCATTGCCTCTGGCGAGGAGCGAGCGAAGGCCCTCAACACTTGTGCCTCCCACATTAGCTGTGTCTTGGTGTTTTACATCACTGTGATAGGCCTGACCTTCATCCACAGGTTTGGAAAACACTCCCCACATGGGGTCCATATTACTATGAGCTACGTgtactttctcttccctccacTGATGAACCCCATTATCTATAGCATCAAGACCAAGCAGATCCAGAGAAGCATCATTCGCCTATTTTCTGTGTACAGCGTGGCTTGA